One genomic window of Methyloceanibacter sp. wino2 includes the following:
- a CDS encoding HdeD family acid-resistance protein, with amino-acid sequence MAIPVDAAAAALREAMRETVKRYSLWYLIQGVLLVVAGVLAIISPVFASVAIVSLLGWVLIISGVLQAVGLIGATNVPHFWLQLISAVLAVLIGVLLLRSPESGLLVMTMLLIVYFMVEGIAKVIFALTIRPFPNWGWVLASGVVGIVLAFILWANMPLTASWVLGLMLGILLVSEGAALTYLAWQVHKAPAVKDA; translated from the coding sequence ATGGCTATTCCAGTGGATGCAGCTGCTGCGGCGCTTCGCGAAGCGATGCGCGAGACCGTAAAGCGTTACTCCCTTTGGTACCTGATTCAGGGCGTGTTGCTCGTCGTCGCGGGCGTGCTCGCGATCATTTCACCCGTCTTCGCGTCCGTCGCGATCGTGTCCCTGTTGGGATGGGTGCTGATCATCAGCGGGGTGCTGCAGGCGGTCGGCTTGATCGGCGCTACCAACGTCCCGCATTTCTGGCTGCAACTGATCTCGGCCGTGCTCGCGGTCCTGATCGGCGTGCTGCTGCTCCGCTCGCCCGAAAGCGGGCTTCTCGTGATGACGATGCTGCTGATCGTCTACTTCATGGTCGAAGGCATCGCGAAGGTGATCTTCGCCCTGACGATCCGCCCGTTCCCCAATTGGGGATGGGTGCTGGCAAGCGGTGTCGTCGGCATCGTCCTCGCCTTCATCCTTTGGGCGAACATGCCGCTCACGGCCAGTTGGGTCCTGGGATTGATGCTCGGCATACTGCTCGTCAGCGAAGGCGCCGCGCTCACCTATCTCGCGTGGCAGGTGCACAAGGCGCCTGCGGTCAAGGACGCCTAG
- a CDS encoding AI-2E family transporter, with amino-acid sequence MTPRSPLPAGQTAADSRANVLQGLLIAAIVIGGLYFAQEVLLPLAVAILLSFVLTPPLLLLQRIKVPRILAVVVVVAVAFSILGGLGWMISHEATKLAGNLPSYRFTLSQKIQMLRETTAESQVLTKAGDVLSELESQLDRPTEVEGTKPGHVEITEDSSEPEPIPVEIRVPAPTGLDFYRSIAGKVLPPLATAGIILLFVVFFLLEREDLRDRIIRLFGGTDLQRATSTMSEAATRLSGYFLRQVLVNAAYGTFIGIALWAVGMPSPVAWGILAMVMRFVPYVGSYIAAAIPVLIAAAIDPGWTLVLVVIALFVVGEFTMGQIVEPLVYGRGTGVTPVAVIVSQVFWTWLWGPVGLIIATPITVCLAVLGRHVDGLRFFDVLLGDQPALLPSESFYRHVLIGDSSNATYQAELALKDQSLLTYLDEVALGGLGIAERDLARGTLSEKQTERIATTVSEILENLDEYEPKRWFSRLRRHLERVGADPVKNGKPADEPETEDAQVVDPNDFAAGWTVDTPILCIGGRNGLDKAAALALGRALEKRGMKAEVRGPGALAAGAIEALTETPAKLVCLSYLGFGGGPVEIRYVVRRLRRILPDGTLILVAYWEREDEDEDAESRRKLLDVVHADAYASTLHEAVGICEDAAMGRPLTPSDDTVQSQNASPATAT; translated from the coding sequence ATGACGCCCCGTTCGCCTTTGCCGGCCGGGCAGACCGCGGCAGACAGCCGTGCCAATGTTCTCCAAGGGCTTCTGATCGCGGCCATCGTGATCGGCGGCCTGTATTTCGCACAAGAAGTCCTGCTCCCCTTGGCGGTCGCGATCCTGCTGAGCTTCGTGCTCACGCCGCCGCTGCTTCTTCTCCAGCGCATCAAAGTGCCACGAATCCTGGCCGTGGTCGTCGTCGTGGCGGTGGCATTCTCGATTCTCGGCGGCCTCGGCTGGATGATCTCCCACGAGGCGACGAAGCTTGCGGGTAACCTGCCGAGCTACCGCTTTACGCTGTCGCAAAAGATCCAGATGCTGCGGGAGACCACGGCGGAGTCCCAGGTGCTCACAAAGGCGGGTGACGTACTCTCGGAGCTCGAGAGCCAGTTGGACCGGCCCACGGAGGTCGAGGGCACCAAGCCCGGTCACGTCGAGATTACCGAGGACAGCTCCGAACCGGAGCCCATCCCGGTCGAGATCCGTGTGCCCGCGCCCACGGGTCTCGATTTCTACCGATCCATAGCGGGCAAGGTTCTGCCGCCGCTCGCGACGGCAGGCATCATCCTTCTGTTCGTGGTCTTCTTTCTTCTCGAGCGCGAGGACTTGCGGGACAGGATCATCCGCCTGTTCGGCGGTACCGACCTGCAGCGCGCGACGTCGACCATGAGCGAGGCCGCGACGCGGCTCAGCGGCTACTTCCTGCGCCAGGTGCTCGTGAATGCGGCCTACGGCACGTTCATCGGCATCGCGCTGTGGGCCGTCGGCATGCCCAGTCCCGTCGCCTGGGGCATCCTTGCGATGGTGATGCGCTTCGTCCCCTACGTGGGCTCCTACATTGCCGCCGCCATCCCGGTCCTGATCGCCGCGGCCATCGATCCAGGCTGGACTCTCGTTCTCGTGGTGATCGCCCTGTTCGTGGTGGGCGAATTCACCATGGGGCAGATTGTCGAGCCGCTGGTCTATGGGCGCGGTACCGGTGTGACGCCGGTCGCCGTGATCGTCAGCCAAGTGTTCTGGACGTGGCTTTGGGGACCGGTCGGCCTCATCATCGCCACGCCCATCACGGTTTGTCTCGCGGTGCTCGGCCGCCATGTGGATGGGTTGCGCTTCTTCGACGTGCTGCTTGGGGACCAGCCCGCCTTGCTGCCATCGGAAAGCTTCTACCGGCACGTTCTGATCGGCGATTCCTCCAACGCGACCTACCAGGCCGAACTCGCGCTCAAGGACCAGAGCCTTCTCACCTATCTCGATGAGGTTGCGCTTGGCGGGCTCGGGATCGCCGAGCGGGACCTGGCGCGCGGGACTCTGAGCGAAAAGCAAACAGAGCGGATCGCGACCACGGTTTCCGAGATCCTCGAGAATCTCGACGAGTACGAACCGAAGCGTTGGTTCTCGCGGCTGCGCCGTCACCTGGAACGGGTTGGCGCCGATCCCGTCAAGAACGGCAAGCCCGCCGACGAGCCCGAGACCGAGGACGCTCAGGTGGTCGACCCGAACGACTTCGCAGCCGGGTGGACCGTCGACACACCGATCTTGTGCATTGGCGGGCGGAACGGTCTCGACAAGGCAGCGGCGCTAGCTCTCGGCCGCGCACTGGAGAAACGTGGCATGAAGGCCGAGGTGCGCGGACCCGGCGCGCTCGCCGCCGGCGCGATCGAGGCCCTGACCGAGACGCCCGCGAAACTCGTGTGCCTGTCCTATCTCGGCTTCGGCGGAGGGCCAGTCGAGATTCGCTACGTGGTGCGGCGCCTGCGCCGCATCTTGCCCGATGGAACGTTGATCCTGGTCGCCTACTGGGAGCGGGAGGATGAGGACGAGGACGCCGAGTCCCGGCGCAAGCTCCTCGACGTGGTGCATGCGGATGCCTATGCATCAACGCTGCATGAAGCGGTCGGGATTTGCGAGGACGCCGCGATGGGAAGGCCGCTCACCCCGTCCGATGACACCGTGCAGAGCCAGAACGCGTCCCCGGCTACGGCGACCTAG
- a CDS encoding MFS transporter, translating into MKRHTDEALVSAIRKATFRLIPFLCLAYTVNFLDRVNVGFAALHMNEDLGFSPAVYGFGAGIFFLGYIAFEIPSNLALRRFGARIWIARIMISWGIVACAMAFVHSETSFYVTRALLGIAEAGFFPGIILYLTYWFPAAERARIVALFMASVPLATVVGGPISGALLEMHGFLGFKGWQWLFVIEGLPAIILGILSLKVLTDRPSEAAWLTLDEKTALSGALAREAKETEAVGYADLRTALTRPRVLALGCLYFLMVTGLYGIGFWMPQVISGFGLDSLAVGFLTAIPYLFAAVAMVVWGRHSDRTGERRWHIALPLFLAAASFAWSAYSGPLVPTMVALTIATLGFYAAFGPFWALPTALLTGAGAAAGIALVNSMGNAAGFAGPYIVGLLKEATGSFSAALLFIAVALALGGLMALGFRDPRPAAETPA; encoded by the coding sequence ATGAAGCGTCATACAGACGAAGCCCTTGTGTCCGCGATCCGCAAAGCGACGTTCCGGCTGATTCCGTTCCTGTGCCTTGCGTATACGGTGAATTTTCTCGACCGGGTCAATGTGGGCTTCGCCGCCCTGCACATGAACGAGGATCTCGGGTTCTCGCCGGCGGTCTACGGCTTCGGCGCCGGGATCTTCTTTCTCGGCTACATCGCCTTCGAGATTCCGAGCAATCTCGCACTCCGGCGTTTCGGCGCCCGGATTTGGATCGCGCGCATCATGATCTCGTGGGGCATTGTCGCCTGCGCCATGGCGTTCGTTCACTCGGAGACTAGTTTCTACGTGACCCGCGCGCTGCTCGGCATCGCCGAAGCGGGCTTCTTCCCGGGCATCATTCTATATCTGACGTACTGGTTCCCGGCGGCCGAGCGCGCCCGCATCGTCGCGCTGTTCATGGCCTCGGTGCCGCTCGCGACCGTAGTCGGCGGCCCGATCTCGGGCGCTTTGCTCGAAATGCACGGCTTTCTCGGGTTCAAGGGCTGGCAATGGCTGTTCGTGATCGAAGGCTTGCCGGCGATCATTCTTGGCATCCTCTCGTTGAAGGTTCTCACCGACCGGCCGTCCGAGGCGGCATGGCTGACTCTCGATGAGAAAACCGCGCTGTCGGGCGCACTGGCCCGCGAAGCGAAGGAGACGGAGGCGGTGGGCTACGCGGACCTGCGCACGGCGTTGACGCGCCCGCGCGTGCTGGCGCTGGGCTGCCTCTACTTCCTCATGGTCACCGGCCTTTACGGCATCGGCTTCTGGATGCCGCAGGTTATCAGCGGTTTCGGACTGGACTCGCTCGCCGTCGGTTTTCTAACCGCGATCCCCTACCTGTTCGCCGCCGTCGCCATGGTGGTTTGGGGCCGGCATTCGGACCGCACGGGCGAGCGGCGCTGGCACATCGCCCTGCCGCTCTTCCTGGCCGCCGCGTCCTTCGCGTGGTCGGCCTATTCGGGTCCGCTCGTCCCCACCATGGTCGCGTTGACGATTGCCACGCTCGGCTTCTATGCGGCTTTCGGACCGTTCTGGGCGCTTCCGACGGCGCTCCTGACGGGGGCCGGTGCGGCGGCTGGCATCGCCCTCGTCAACTCCATGGGGAACGCCGCCGGTTTCGCCGGACCCTATATCGTCGGTTTGCTGAAGGAGGCGACGGGAAGCTTTTCGGCAGCGCTCCTGTTTATTGCTGTCGCGCTCGCCCTCGGCGGTCTGATGGCGCTGGGATTCCGGGACCCGCGACCCGCCGCCGAAACGCCGGCCTAG